From Mercenaria mercenaria strain notata chromosome 17, MADL_Memer_1, whole genome shotgun sequence, the proteins below share one genomic window:
- the LOC123535825 gene encoding neuronal acetylcholine receptor subunit alpha-9-like — translation MMNDDSDLSSVNVYLDKSGYVFWLAPANFMAQCTINIRYYPFDSQTCYFVVSSWLFLENHLSLGGSVPSINLDLFEENGEWDLTNSRVENVTRILLGHPLPAVRFTIYLTRKYSYYLMNMLLPVIVLAVMAPFVFLLPVESGEKIGYSLTILLSLSVVMTLVSQSIPPTSTHICILSVYLLLTFIICSLETLLTVVTCRIHDFHIKNYKMGPKLQDMTRLLAKVIRSNELISDINTTKIAQNNISPGKVELKIRDKGDSEKRNMKSKAWAKDEDEESDVSEVTDCSFEDLASHFDKFNFYLFEITTVIVTVVIMVVLRVNGTS, via the exons ATGATGAACGATGACTCTGATCTGTCCAGTGTGAATGTATATTTAGACAAAAGCGGATATGTTTTTTGGTTGGCACCTGCCAATTTCATGGCTCAGTGCACCATAAACATTCGGTACTATCCATTTGATTCACAGACATGTTACTTTGTA GTATCTTCATGGTTGTTCCTTGAAAACCATTTAAGTTTAGGAGGGTCAGTTCCATCGATAAATTTGGACCTTTTCGAAGAAAATGGAGAATGGGACCTCACAAATTCTAGAGTTGAAAATGTTACAAG AATATTGCTTGGGCATCCGCTACCTGCTGTAAGATTTACAATCTACTTGACCAGAAAATATTCGTACTACCTTATGAACATGTTGCTGCCCGTAATTGTATTGGCAGTTATGGCACCGTTTGTATTCCTATTGCCTGTGGAAAGCGGAGAAAAAATTGGATATAGTTTGACAATTCTGCTGTCTTTGTCTGTCGTCATGACACTTGTTTCGCAAAGTATTCCGCCAACATCAACTCATATCTGTATTCTTA GTGTGTATCTTTTACTAACATTTATCATCTGTTCCCTGGAGACTTTGTTGACAGTGGTAACATGTAGGATTCATGACTTTCACATAAAAAACTACAAGATGGGCCCAAAACTACAGGACATGACAAGACTATTGGCAAAAGTTATCCGATCTAA TGAGTTGATCAGTGACATTAACACGACAAAAATTGCTCAGAATAACATTTCGCCAGGAAAGGTCGAACTTAAAATTCGGGATAAAGGTGACTCGGAAAAAAGGAACATGAAAAGTAAAGCTTGGGCTAAAGATGAGGATGAGGAATCAGATGTGTCTGAAGTAACAGATTGCAGTTTTGAAGATCTGGCCAGCCATTTCGACAAATTCAACTTTTATTTGTTTGAGATAACTACAGTTATTGTTACTGTGGTAATCATGGTAGTCCTGCGTGTCAATGGCACCTCGTAG
- the LOC123536628 gene encoding uncharacterized protein LOC123536628 — MDISLCVRLVLLNTSTIALVLQTVGLLGHSWFGFSFTVHTNGRKVTQQMHGGLLFFSPLEVCVENANGTNCKTSDQLPLTERRSFEATNQILSQSVFIQRGLVITGLTATSFGFIFLYLYLFMNKNFKKHRCIGITSAIFWTLAALPEYIAVGVQIFANMNMKNSMNVMALNQGELGIQLQGEFITPWAVIVLGVGASLAVTTGIIVAVTTCGKHVNKTVILYKKLPAGHNDKLQILERDSDDDDD; from the exons ATGGATATCTCACTGTGTGTACGTTTGGTTTTGTTAAATACAAGCACCATTGCATTGGTGCTCCAAACTGTCGGTTTATTAGGGCATAGTTGGTTTGGATTCTCGTTTACTGTTCACACAAATGGACGGAAAGTGACACAACAAATGCATGGAGGTCTATTGTTTTTTTCACCACTGGAAGTATGTGTCGAAAATGCAAATGGAACTAATTGTAAAACATCTGACCAGTTGCCATTGACTGAAAGGAGATCATTTGAAG CAACAAATCAGATTCTTTCTCAAAGTGTGTTTATACAGAGAGGTTTGGTTATAACTGGATTGACAGCGACGTCTTTTGGCTTTATCTTTCTGTATCTGTACCTGTTCATGAACAAGAATTTCAAGAAGCACAGATGCATTGGCATTACATCTGCGATCTTTTGGACACTTGCTG CTTTGCCTGAATATATTGCTGTTGGAGTACAGATATTTGCAAATAtgaacatgaagaattcaatgaaTGTCATGGCATTAAATCAGGGTGAATTAGGAATTCAACTTCAAGGAGAATTCATTACTCCATGGGCTGTTATAGTCTTGG GTGTCGGAGCAAGTTTAGCAGTTACCACTGGTATAATCGTTGCCGTTACAACCTGTGGAAAGCATGTAAATAAAACTGTAATTCTATACAAAAAACTCCCTGCCGGACATAACGATAAGTTGCAAATTCTTGAGCGTGAcagcgatgatgatgatgactaa
- the LOC128550170 gene encoding cell death abnormality protein 1-like codes for MVQGKYIGLVTIILLAFVQHCKAGLLKTCNDDSTCKATQSGGDANAICSKDSAAGGDTDGNCICTGAFKVNQAGNACIKKGVTEMTCTPGDSGNTECQKVNTNAECPAGGSKCACKADYVVSPKNNTICVQKIILVECTPGKTADGDDKCQKVDENSECPAGATKCACRTGYKGTDTCGKESSAHIFRMTQILTAVPLMVIFIGKMI; via the exons ATG GTACAAGGAAAATATATTGGATTGGTTACTATAATTCTGTTGGCTTTTGTTCAGCACTGTAAAGCAG GTCTATTAAAAACGTGTAATGATGATTCTACGTGTAAAGCTACGCAGAGTGGAGGAGACGCTAATGCCATCTGTTCAAAGGATTCGGCCGCTGGAGGCGATACAGATGGAAACTGCATATGTACGGGAGCGTTTAAAGTAAATCAAGCTGGAAATGCATGTATTAAAAAGG gTGTCACAGAGATGACATGTACACCTGGTGATAGCGGAAATACTGAATGTCAAAAAGTGAATACAAATGCTGAATGTCCTGCTGGTGGCTCCAAATGTGCATGTAAAGCTGACTATGTAGTGAGTCCAAAGAACAATACCATATGTgtacaaa aaatcatATTGGTTGAATGTACACCTGGTAAAACCGCAGATGGAGATGACAAATGCCAAAAGGTTGATGAAAATTCAGAATGCCCCGCTGGCGCAACCAAGTGTGCATGTAGGACTGGATACAAAGGCACTGATACTTGTGGGAAAG AATCCTCTGCGCACATCTTCAGGATGACACAGATCTTGACTGCAGTGCCTCTAATGGTTATTTTCATAGGAAAAATGATTTAG